In candidate division WOR-3 bacterium, one genomic interval encodes:
- the carB gene encoding carbamoyl-phosphate synthase large subunit, which produces MPGRRDIKRVLIIGSGPIIIGQAAEFDFSGSQASRSLREEGYETIIVNSNPATIQTDLETADIVYIEPLTPEVIARIIEKERPQGLLPGFGGQTGLNLAYELARQGVLEKFKVELLGSNLQTIEMAENREYFCNLMKQIGEPIPCSYAVHNYEEARTVVKNLNFPLLIRPAYTLGGTGSSVVYDIDQLYDSVITGLNRSPIHQVLIEESVLGWKEYEYEVMRDNNDNCIIICSMENIDPMGIHTGESIVVAPAQTLTDKQHQILRNSAIKIIRALKIAGGCNIQFAVNPRKWEYRVIEVNPRVSRSSALASKATGYPIARVSAKIAVGFNLDEIPNAITKKTTAAFEPALDYVVIKIPRWPFDKFPTVDRRIGTQMKSTGEVMAIGSTIEEALLKALRSLEIDKVGLEPDAWKEYELIRELQEPTDRFIFAVAEALRRGYSRKKIAFLSRVDEFFIAKIENIVKMEKAIKKHGMESLCLLQAKKMGFSDEYISKILNLSREQVTEFRLRQKILPSYNIVDTCAGEFEAYTPYYYSTYWAEAKAKKRRKKNKRNILIIGSGPIRIGQGIEFDYCCVHSALALKEIGYEAVIINNNPETVSTDFDISTRLYFEPLKLEDILHVILREDPYGVILQFGGQTSVNLAMPLFHALKKYGLKTKILGTSPLSMHQAEDREAFSTILRQLNLLQPPFATGYSFEDVREIAKKIGYPVLVRPSYVLGGRAMEIIYDEQELEKYIRLAVKVSPDHPILVDKYIANAIEVDVDALCDGEDVFIAGIMEHIEQAGVHSGDSYCVMPPQNLQEETIREIKRIVRDIALVLNTVGLINIQLAIQNGTIYVLEANPRASRTVPYVSKTIGIPLAKIATKIMLGYKIKDLNLPKDLNLNFVSVKGPVFPFLKLPGVDPILGPEMKSTGEVMAVDETFGAAYYKAILADNKFAKSGTVYITVRDEDKEEIVKIAKALKDLGFKIVATRGTAQYLQEKGIEVETVYRISEHKSPNALDLMRQGKINLIINTPTMNYSAKRDGYTMRRLAVELNIPFITALNSAYAEIEAIRFACQGEIKIRAINEFKKSISYQF; this is translated from the coding sequence ATGCCCGGGCGCAGGGATATTAAACGAGTTTTAATAATTGGTTCCGGACCGATTATCATCGGTCAAGCCGCAGAATTTGATTTTTCCGGCTCTCAAGCCAGCCGGTCCTTACGCGAAGAAGGGTACGAAACGATAATTGTAAATTCAAATCCGGCAACGATTCAAACCGATCTTGAGACTGCCGACATTGTTTATATTGAACCTCTTACCCCTGAGGTCATTGCTCGAATAATCGAAAAAGAAAGACCACAGGGACTTTTGCCTGGTTTCGGCGGTCAGACTGGTTTGAATTTAGCCTATGAACTTGCACGTCAGGGCGTTCTGGAAAAATTTAAAGTGGAATTGCTCGGCTCTAATCTCCAGACGATAGAGATGGCTGAAAACCGTGAATATTTTTGTAACCTGATGAAGCAGATTGGCGAACCGATTCCATGCAGTTATGCCGTTCACAATTATGAAGAAGCGCGGACGGTAGTGAAAAATCTTAATTTTCCACTGTTAATCCGCCCAGCCTATACCCTTGGTGGCACCGGGAGCAGTGTGGTATACGATATTGATCAATTATATGATTCGGTTATTACTGGACTTAATCGTTCTCCAATCCATCAGGTCTTAATCGAAGAAAGTGTTCTGGGTTGGAAGGAATACGAATATGAAGTCATGCGAGATAATAACGATAATTGCATTATCATCTGCAGTATGGAGAACATTGATCCAATGGGAATACATACAGGCGAGAGTATCGTGGTTGCTCCCGCCCAGACCCTGACTGATAAGCAACATCAGATTTTACGGAATTCGGCGATAAAAATAATCAGGGCGTTAAAGATTGCTGGGGGATGTAATATTCAGTTTGCGGTGAATCCAAGGAAATGGGAATATCGGGTGATTGAAGTGAATCCACGGGTATCCCGTTCTTCAGCTCTCGCTTCTAAAGCCACTGGTTATCCTATTGCACGAGTGAGTGCTAAGATTGCAGTTGGGTTTAATCTTGATGAGATTCCCAACGCAATAACTAAAAAAACCACCGCCGCCTTTGAACCAGCACTGGACTATGTGGTGATCAAGATTCCGCGTTGGCCTTTTGATAAATTTCCCACGGTCGACCGGCGCATTGGCACTCAAATGAAGTCCACGGGTGAGGTGATGGCGATCGGTTCTACGATTGAAGAAGCGCTCCTCAAGGCACTTCGTTCTTTAGAGATTGATAAAGTTGGTCTGGAACCGGATGCCTGGAAGGAATACGAATTAATCAGAGAGTTACAGGAACCAACAGATCGTTTTATCTTCGCGGTGGCAGAAGCCCTACGTCGTGGTTATTCAAGGAAAAAAATTGCTTTTTTATCAAGAGTAGACGAATTCTTTATTGCCAAAATTGAAAATATTGTGAAAATGGAAAAAGCGATAAAGAAACACGGCATGGAGTCCTTGTGTCTTCTGCAGGCAAAGAAAATGGGTTTTAGTGATGAATACATAAGTAAAATTCTCAATTTAAGCCGAGAACAGGTCACGGAATTTCGTCTTCGGCAGAAGATATTGCCGAGTTATAACATTGTTGATACCTGCGCCGGTGAGTTTGAGGCATATACTCCCTACTATTATTCTACCTATTGGGCTGAAGCCAAAGCCAAAAAACGAAGAAAGAAAAACAAGAGGAATATTTTGATAATTGGTTCCGGACCAATTCGCATTGGGCAGGGGATAGAATTTGATTATTGTTGCGTCCATTCGGCACTGGCTCTAAAAGAAATAGGATATGAAGCAGTCATAATTAATAATAATCCCGAAACAGTCTCAACTGATTTTGATATTTCCACGAGATTATATTTTGAGCCCTTGAAGCTCGAAGATATTTTGCATGTAATATTGCGGGAAGATCCTTACGGAGTAATATTACAATTCGGTGGGCAAACATCGGTCAATTTAGCGATGCCATTGTTTCATGCTTTGAAAAAATATGGCTTAAAAACTAAAATTTTGGGTACTAGTCCACTCAGCATGCATCAGGCTGAAGATCGGGAGGCATTTTCCACAATTCTTCGCCAACTCAATCTCCTCCAGCCACCATTTGCTACCGGTTACAGTTTCGAAGACGTGCGAGAAATTGCAAAAAAGATTGGTTATCCCGTGCTCGTCCGCCCCAGTTATGTGTTAGGGGGGAGAGCGATGGAAATCATTTATGATGAACAGGAATTAGAAAAATATATCCGATTGGCAGTAAAAGTTTCGCCAGATCACCCAATTCTTGTTGATAAATATATTGCTAATGCCATCGAAGTAGATGTGGATGCCTTGTGTGATGGCGAAGATGTTTTTATCGCCGGCATCATGGAACATATCGAGCAAGCAGGGGTACACTCTGGGGATTCATACTGTGTGATGCCACCTCAAAATCTTCAAGAGGAAACCATCCGGGAGATAAAAAGAATTGTCCGGGATATCGCATTGGTGTTGAATACTGTGGGACTGATAAATATTCAGTTAGCCATTCAAAATGGCACAATATATGTCCTTGAGGCAAATCCCCGGGCATCAAGAACGGTTCCTTATGTCTCAAAAACTATTGGAATTCCTCTGGCGAAAATCGCCACCAAAATCATGCTCGGTTATAAAATTAAAGATTTAAATCTACCTAAAGATTTAAATTTAAATTTTGTTTCAGTAAAAGGTCCGGTATTTCCATTTCTCAAATTGCCGGGTGTTGATCCAATACTTGGTCCGGAGATGAAATCAACCGGTGAAGTGATGGCAGTCGATGAAACATTTGGTGCTGCATATTATAAGGCAATCCTCGCTGATAATAAGTTTGCCAAATCAGGAACTGTCTACATCACTGTACGCGATGAAGACAAAGAAGAAATAGTCAAGATTGCAAAGGCGTTGAAGGATCTGGGATTTAAAATTGTCGCCACCCGGGGAACTGCTCAATATCTTCAGGAAAAGGGTATCGAAGTTGAGACTGTTTATCGTATTAGTGAGCACAAATCGCCAAATGCCCTGGATTTGATGCGTCAGGGTAAGATCAACTTGATAATCAATACCCCAACAATGAATTATAGTGCCAAAAGGGATGGTTATACCATGCGCCGCCTCGCTGTGGAACTCAACATTCCGTTTATAACTGCTTTGAATTCTGCCTATGCCGAGATTGAAGCAATAAGATTTGCTTGTCAGGGTGAAATCAAGATCCGGGCAATTAATGAGTTTAAAAAAAGTATCTCTTATCAATTTTAA